A single genomic interval of Helicoverpa zea isolate HzStark_Cry1AcR chromosome 19, ilHelZeax1.1, whole genome shotgun sequence harbors:
- the LOC124639402 gene encoding nascent polypeptide-associated complex subunit alpha, muscle-specific form-like, whose product MPASIGVNLRVTGHCSQGGRKYMEDLFSVAYQQTEDERDLEYAFFGIYDGHGGSEAAAFAKEHLMDSIVKQRQFWSDNDEDVLKAIRNGYMLTHLNMWKELEKWPKTVTGLPSTAGTTASIAFIRRGKIYIGHVGDSAIVLGYQKDGCEEWAAKPLTSDHKPESTTEIERIQRCGGKVVSKAGVPRVVWNRPRLGHKGPIKKNTLMDEIPFLAVARSLGDLWSYNPQNDEFIVSPDPDVGVLTIDPSKFRCLIFGTDGLWNMISPEGAVSLVQATERHNEAALVGGNGNQPRDWLNPSKSLVDHALERWSNTRMRADNTSVVTLMLDPPGPPRATVLRSRSSGQRAPTAAAAPAPPSPRASPRASPEPRAVPQNGLTIMTRYSDAAAAPPLPPCATLDARLPAPPAAPDPDDDAMLNYGNPAESYFMARLLNRTRVVNTLSAVHDEISGNPAPREPSEPRDLPPGPATVVPDVDAESDASTADRPPLPPRAAAAEPTASTVEHTNTTDDDGGIQINEVSSSSPTEGPLKPRGRRPRGDARRDTPAAAPDRVLRSHQEAEPPQRPHTRQHTRAKPSPAPVPPPCPAPPLDRVVILTRRAPPAPVPPPPPRTDRLAAGDAKPAGRRITPAPAEPAPADDDTKRNVPRATRSQGTPGVTPLAQKITRSIGLYARELRGAAAAAAAAAGARAGNSARAPGPARRTPAARRPPPDRSKENLGAARGRARARAAPAASPPPRPRTRRADSAHDAEVHSTTQEPPPPSACVGAPAPPAPVRPRALRSRNDAASPVLRARDAACKRSRCGEDGGGASKAARLAEGGGAGKVARLAPERCARALGRRATGPWAPALALRNRLRRRLAK is encoded by the exons ATGCCTGCGTCTATTGGTGTCAATTTACGTGTAACTGGCCACTGTAGCCAAGGCGGGAGAAAGTACATGGAAGACTTGTTTTCCGTTGCTTATCAACAAACTGAAGATGAGAGGGACTTGGAGTATGCATTCTTCGGAATATACGATGGACACGGCGGGAGCGAGGCTGCAGCTTTTGCAAAGGAGCATTTGATGGACTCTATTGTGAAGCAGCGGCAGTTCTGGTCCGACAACGACGAGGATGTACTCAAAGCAATCAGAAATGGTTACATGTTGACCCACTTGAACATGTGGAAAGAGTTAG aaaaatgGCCAAAAACAGTAACAGGGTTACCAAGCACGGCAGGTACAACCGCAAGCATAGCTTTTATACGCCGTGGTAAAATATATATTGGACATGTCGGAGATTCTGCTATCGTACTTGGTTACCAAAAAGATG GTTGTGAGGAGTGGGCAGCCAAACCATTGACTTCCGACCACAAACCAGAATCCACAACAGAAATAGAAAGAATCCAAAGATGTGGTGGTAAGGTGGTCTCCAAAGCTGGAGTACCTCGAGTCGTGTGGAACAGACCTCGTCTCGGACACAAAGGACCCATTAAAAAGAACACTCTCATGGATGAGATACCTTTTCTAGCTGTAGCAAGGTCACTAGGGGATCTGTGGAGTTATAATCCACAGAATGATGAATTTATAGTCAGTCCTGACCCTGATGTCGGCGTGTTGACTATAGACCCGTCCAAATTCCG ATGTCTGATTTTCGGCACCGATGGCCTGTGGAACATGATCTCGCCGGAGGGCGCCGTCAGTCTAGTTCAAGCAACCGAGCGGCATAATGAAGCCGCTCTCGTTGGCGGGAATGGTAATCAGCCAAGGGACTGGTTGAACCCATCCAAAAGTCTAGTGGATCATGCTTTGGAAAG aTGGTCAAACACTAGAATGCGAGCCGACAATACGTCCGTGGTCACGTTAATGCTGGACCCGCCGGGCCCGCCGCGCGCCACCGTGCTGCGATCACGCAGCAGCGGGCAGCGAGCccccaccgccgccgccgcccccgccCCGCCCTCCCCGCGCGCCTCGCCGCGCGCGTCGCCCGAGCCGCGCGCCGTGCCGCAGAACGGGCTCACCATCATGACGCGCTACTccgacgccgccgccgcgccgccgctgccgccctgCGCCACGCTGGACGCGCGCttgcccgcgccgcccgccgcgcccgaccCCGACGACGACGCCATGCTCAACTACGGCAACCCCGCCGAGTCCTACTTCATGGCGCGTCTGCTCAACCGTACGCGCGTCGTCAACACGCTGTCCGCCGTGCACGACGAGATCTCCGGCAACCCCGCGCCGCGCGAGCCTTCCGAGCCGCGCGACCTGCCGCCCGGGCCCGCCACCGTCGTGCCGGACGTCGATGCCGAGTCCGACGCATCCACTGCTGACCGGCCTCCTCTACCACCACGAGCGGCGGCAGCCGAGCCTACCGCGTCCACTGTAGAACATACCAATACGACCGACGATGACGGTGGTATCCAAATAAATGAAGTTTCATCGAGTTCACCAACAGAAGGTCCCTTGAAACCTCGCGGACGTCGTCCGCGCGGCGATGCACGGCGCGACACGCCGGCCGCCGCGCCCGACCGCGTGCTGCGCTCGCACCAGGAGGCCGAGCCGCCGCAGCGCCCGCACACGCGCCAGCACACCCGCGCCAAGCCCAGCCCCGCGCCCGTCCCGCCGCCCTGCCCCGCACCTCCCCTCGACCGCGTCGTCATCCTCACCCGCCGCGCCCCGCCAGCACCGGTGCCGCCTCCTCCGCCGCGTACCGACAGGCTGGCAGCCGGCGACGCCAAGCCCGCAGGACGCCGCATCACTCCAGCGCCCGCCGAGCCCGCACCCGCAGACGACGACACCAAGCGCAATGTCCCGCGCGCCACGCGCTCGCAGGGCACGCCGGGGGTGACGCCGCTGGCGCAGAAGATAACCCGCAGCATCGGGCTGTacgcccgcgagctgcgcggcgcggcggcggcggcggcggcggcggcaggcGCGCGGGCGGGAAACTCGGCGCGCGCCCCGGGCCCGGCGCGGCGGACCCCGGcggcgcgccgcccgcccccCGACCGCTCGAAGGAGAACCTCGGCGCCGCGAGgggccgcgcccgcgcccgcgccgcgcccgccgcctcgCCCCCGCCCCGCCCCCGCACGCGCCGCGCCGATAGCGCCCACGACGCCGAGGTGCACTCCACCACGCAGGAGCCGCCGCCGCCCTCCGCGTGTGTCGGGGCACCGGCCCCGCCCGCCCCGGTGCGGCCCCGCGCACTGCGCTCGCGCAACGACGCGGCGTCGCCCGTGCTGCGCGCTCGCGACGCGGCGTGCAAGCGCTCGCGCTGCGGGGAGGACGGCGGCGGCGCCAGTAAGGCGGCGCGGCTGGCGGAGGGCGGCGGCGCCGGCAAGGTGGCGCGGCTGGCGCCGGAGCGCTGCGCGCGGGCGCTGGGGCGGCGCGCGACGGGCCCGTGGGCGCCGGCGCTGGCGCTGCGCAACCGCCTGCGccggcgcctcgccaagtag